CGGCGTCGAACTGCGCCAACAAAAGCTCGTCTACTACGCCGTCAACAAACCCACCGGCTTCCTAAGCACCAACGCCGACCCGCGCGGACGACAACGGGTCATTGACCTCGTCCCAAAAAGTGAGCGGGTGTTCCCGGTCGGACGCCTCGATCAAAGCAGCCAAGGCTTGATGCTGTTGACCAACGACGGCGATTTGGCACAACAACTGGCGCACCCGAAGTACGGCGTTCGCAAAGTCTACCGCGTCACCGTCGCCGGGAAAATCGATCCCGAAACGATGAAGAATATGCGTAAAGGGATTTACATCTCGGATGGGTTTGTTCGCGTCGAAGGGGCACGGATCTTGAAAGCGCGCGGCCGCGCGACCGAACTCGAAATCACACTTCGTGAAGGCAAAAACCGCGAAATTCGTCGAATTCTGGCACGACTTGGTCACAAGGTTCAAGTGCTTCGGCGGATAGCGATCGGGCCGCTGCGGCTCGGCGATTTGCCGGTCGGTGCGTACCGCCCCTTGTCCCGCGAAGAAGTCGCGCGTCTGCAGCGAGCGATCGAACATAGCCGCCAAGAAGTCGATGAGTTCGAAGAACAACGCAATCAACGACGCTCAGCCGGCAAAGCCAGCGCGGGATCGCGTCGCAAGGCAACGAAGAAACGCAGCACCGGGCGCAAGTATGCCGAAAGTCGATCGGATGTGAAGGCGCGGCGCACGGGTCGAAAGCAAACAACCACCCGAGTGTCGTTCAAACCCAACAAGCCCGATGGCGGGTCCATCATCGGTGGCGATTGAGTCGCTTGAACCACACCGGTTGAATGTTGTCGGTCGCTGGTGACAAACTTGTTGCACCAATTCTCAAGCAAAAGCACGCCTTCATCGTTCACGCATCAGAGATGCCTGAACGGTGGGCAGCGATTCAACAACGTGAAGCGATTTTTCGCTCCGGTATACCAGCTCGAACACGCCTCCCAGCAAAAAAACGCTCGGCTTGTCGACCCTATTGCCCCGGTGTCGTCAACGTCCTTCCGCCGGCTTTTGCGGTTGTGACCAGCGTGACCCAATCACTGCCGGAAAGCGAACTCGCAAGCGAATCGGCGCGTGATCGATCCTCACACCAAGCGAACACGGTCGGCCCCCAACTGCTTTGGCCGACGCCAACAGCGCCAAGTTGCTTCAATCGATCGATGGCACCGTTGACGGCAGTTCCGTTATAGGGTCCGCCTTGGATGGAGGCAAACAACAACCCGCTCTCGCGGTTGTACCGTTCAATTGCCTCGCTAAACCCATGGAAATCTTGCCGGGCGGCGGCCGGCATCACTTCGTCTTCGACCAAGCGGATCAGCATCTCGGTCCGCTTGCGATCATGGCGAAGTTGATCAAACCGTCGCTGCTCGTCAGCCCCGGCAACGGCCGGCTTGGCCTTTCGAGGTCGCACCAAGAGGACTCGCCACTGCCGCGGCAAATCAATTCGCTTCGCGATCGGGTTCAACCGCGGGCTACAGTCATCGTTGGTTTCGTAGATCAGCCCGCCTGCCAGGTATCCATGCGCACCGACGGCGCTGCGGCGGGCGCGCCCGGCGATGTCGATGACCATCGTTTCTTCCGGAACGGTTTCGAAAGCGATCGCGCGACAGCAAGCCTCCGCGATCGCAAGCGAGTACTGTGTTCCGCTTCCAAAGCCGCTGTGTTTTGGCGGCTGGCATTTCAACTTCAACTTGATCGGCGGCAGTCGAATCTCATCGGCCTCGCCGCAACGAAAGTGTTTCGCGGCGCGACTCGCAATCGCTTTTGTCCGAGCAGCTAGACCAGCCGATTCAATGGACGAATCAATCGCAAACGACTTGTCCGAAACGGCCTCGACTTCCGTCGCCGGGCTATCGATCATGAGCCCCAAGCCGCCGAAGGGAGGCTTGCAGTCGAGCAACCCGAAATGCAAGCGTGCACCGGTCCTGATTGTGATTGAGTCAGGAAGCGTGGTCATCTTAGCGAGTCCCCCGTCCTCGCCGACAACTTGCGTTCGACATAGCATTCGATCATTTCAAACGCAACACGCTCGTCGTCACTGGCGGTCTTCTCGACCGGCGAGCGCAAGCCGTCCAACTGAACTCGGATCACGTCATCGTCGATCAAACCGACCCGTGTCGCAAGGATCGCTGCCTCGATCACCGCATGCTTGGCGCGATTAAAGCCGATGAAGGGCCCTTCGATCCCTTGGTCAATCACGCGACATCGCATTTCATTGCGTGGAGGCGTCGCTCGAATCTGATCGACGTGGATCGCAAACCAGCGATGACACTCGTTCAAAATCGCATGCGATTGGGCCGAAGTGATCCCCCGGTCTGGTGCCGGCTCGGCCGCGTGTGTTGCCTTGTTCACCGCAGAATAGGCGTCGTCAGGATCGGCATCAGCGATCTCTCGCAGGGTTACGCGTTGATCAGCGTCATCGATTGGGCCGATCGCGGCCTGGGCGATCAGCCGTGCGTCGTCGGTCAGATGAATCGTAGCGCGTCGGGTTTGCAACAAGTTTTTAATCGTCTGAGATCCATCGTACGGCCTGAGCAGGAACCCTGGATCATCGGCCCGCTCCCGACGCAAACGCTGTGGAAATTCAACCCACGGGCCCATCGGCGCAAGATTAACTCGACCATGAAGATCAACGGTGGTGACGATGGTTTCAAGGATCACGATGACGAATCAGGCTAGCAAAATTATGAATGATCTGTTGCCCGCAGGGGCTGAGGACCGATTCGGGATGAAACTGGACGCCGAACACCGGACGAACACGATGCCGCAAGCCCATGATGCAATTGTCATCCAAGCTTTTCGCGGTCACGATCAGATCGTCTGGCAAGCCATCTTCGGAAACGACCAACGAGTGATACCGTGCCACCTCGACTGGATTGGGACAACCGGCAAAGACTCCTTGATCATCATGTCGCAGCGGGCTGGCCAAACCATGTCGCGGTGCACTTTGAGTAATTTTGCCTCCCAGGGCGGCGCCGATCGCTTGGTGCCCTAAACAAACCCCCAGGATAGGAAGTTCGGCATCCGCTTTGGCCACCACGTCCATGCTGCACCCGGCCTCCTCGGGTCCCAATGGTCCGGGAGAGAGCACTATCGCACACGGTGCGAGGTCGAACACCTCTTCGGCAGTGATTTGATTACTTCGAATCACTCGCGTTTCGGCACCGGTAAGGCGAAAATAACGCGCCAAGTTATGCACGAATGAATCCTGGTTGTCCAACAGCAGAATCATGGTCGCCAGCCCTTGCGGCGCGTCGCCTCACTGGGATAATCGCCGGATGAATTACGAATTTCGAACTCCATTTTTAGCTTAAGGTACCCGATCATGGCATTGGTCCCTCTTCGCGTCGTCTTGGACCACGCTGCGGAAAACGATTACGGCGTCGCGGCGTTTAACGTCAACAATATGGAACAAATCCAGGCGATCATGGAAGCCGCCGAAGAAACGGATTCTCCAGTGATCATCCAAGCTTCGCGTGGAGCACGTGCCTACAGCCAAGACGCTTATCTGCGTCACTTGATGGTCGCCGCGACGGAACTGTACCCGAACATTCCGATCGTCATGCACCAAGATCACGGCAACAGCCCTGAAACTTGCCAATCGGCGATCGAGAACGGTTTCACCAGCGTGATGATGGATGGATCGCTGAAAGAAGACGGAAAAACCCCCGCCGATTACGACTACAACGTCGCCGTAACTAAGAAAGTTGTCGACTTGGCACACGCCCAAAACGTCAGTGTCGAAGGCGAACTCGGCTGCCTAGGGTCGCTCGAATCGGGCGGTGGCGAGCAAGAAGATGGCCACGGTGCGGTTGGCGAATTGTCGCACGACCAATTGCTGACCGACCCCGATGAAGCCGCTCGATTCGTCGAAGAAACCGGCGTCGACGCCCTCGCCGTTGCGATCGGAACCAGCCACGGTGCGTACAAGTTCACCAAGAAACCGACCGGCGAAGTTTTGGCGATGGACCGAATCGAAGCGATTCACGCCAAGATCCCGAACACCCACTTGGTGATGCACGGCAGCAGTAGTGTTCCCCAAGAACTTCAAGACATCATCAACCAATTCGGTGGTGAAATGAAGCAAACCTACGGCGTTCCCGTCGAAGAAATCCAGCGCGGAATCAAGAGCGGTGTCCGCAAGATCAACGTCGACACCGATTGCCGGATGGCGATCACCGGTGCGATCCGCAAGGTCCTGACCGAAGATCCTTCGGCATTCGACCCTCGTGCATACCTCAAGCCAGCTCGGACCGCAATGAAAGAAGTCTGCGTCGCCCGCATGACCGCGTTCGGCCAAGCAGGCAACGGTGCCAAGCTTCGCGCGACGCTGTAAGCGACGATCACCGAAACGGGACTTGTCTCGCTCGTCCTGACTGATCAACCAACAAAAAACGTGTGCCCAGAGAACTCGGCACACGTTTTTTTATTGCACAAAAATCGCCCTGCCGAAATCACTCTGCCGAAAACCGCCGGCACAATGATCAATCGAAAGCGTCCTAACGCTCGTACCCTTGGCGTTCCCACATCGATTGGCGTTCGGCGAATCGACGCTTACGCTCTTCAGAAATCTCGTTCACACAATTCGGACACTGCACGCCGGCTTGATAGTCCTCGTGCTGTTGCTCCTGTTCGCTGACCGGCCAACCACAGGCATAACACATCACGTGCTTACCTTCGGCGAGCCCATGGCCGACCGACACACGATTATCAAACACAAAACAGTCCCCGCGCCAAAGCGACTCCTCTTCCGGCACGGTTTCGAGGTACTTTAAGATACCGCCTTTGAGGTGATAGACCTCATCAAATCCCTTTTGTTTGAGCAGCGCGGTTGATTTCTCACACCGGATGCCTCCGGTACAAAACATAGCAATCTTCTTTTGCTTTGCCGGATCGAGATTCTCGTCGACGTATTCGGGGAACTCTCGAAACGATTCAGTGTTAGGGTTCTGCGCCCGCTCGAACGTTCCGATCGATATTTCGTAGTCGTTCCGAGTGTCGATAACAATAACGTCGGGATCACGAATCAAATCGTTCCAATCTTGTGGGTCGACATACGTGCCGACAGACCTATTGGGATCAATGCCCTCGACACCCATCGTGACGATCTCGCGTTTGAGTCGAACACGACGGCGCCGAAAGGGTTGCTTTTCACAATACGAAAGCTTGATATCGACTTCTTTGAATTCGTCGAACGAACGAACATGATCAAAAAACGCGTCAATCCCGGCCCGAGGCCCGGCGATCGTGCCATTGATCCCTTCGCTGGCCAAGAGCACCGACCCCTTCACGTCATGCTGATCGAGAACCGACTCGAACCCTTCACGAAAGGCTTCAAAGTTCGGGACCGCGACGAAGCGATAGAATGCGGCGACGGTGATTGGCAGAGTGTCGTTCGTTTCGGAAATCGGATTCGACATCGTTCTCGCGAATACAGGTGATTGGCAAAATTACAGGAGCATGCGAAGCGCCGCCATTGCGGTCGCGTAATCAGGCTCCTCGGTGACTTCGGAGACAATTTCCTTATGGGCGACTTCGCCATCGGAATTGAGGACGAAAACGGCGCGGGTGAGCAACTTTAGCTCTTCGATCTGAACGCCCCAATCCGTGCCGAACGCGTGTGTTTGGTAGTCGCTGGCGGTTCGCATTTTGATGTCTTCGGCGCCACAGAAACGAGCCTGCGCGAACGGCAGATCGCGGCTGACGGTGACGGCATTGATTTTGTCGCCGAGTGCGGCCAACTCTTCATTGAATTTCTTCGTCTGCACGGCGCAGGTCGGAGTATCCAAGCTGGGGACGACACTCACGATCGATGGCTTTCCCTTCAGGTCCGCGAGCGTCAGCGTCTGGATACCTCCGTCGGCGTAGTGCAAGGCAAATTCGGGCGCCGGTGAACCAACTTCCAGGCCTTCGCCGGCCAAAGTCATCGGATTGCCTTTAAATGTAATGACACCTGTTTGAGTCATCTCGCTTCCTGGGGGGTGTAATGCATGTCGAGTGAAATTCGTCCGCCATTTGCCGGACGATCTCGCCAGCAAGGGTGGTGCGCCGGCGATGCCCCAATTATGTTCCCGAATTCGATGGGCGTGAATGGGGGACGGTTTGTTCGAACGACCTCCCCGTCGCTGCCAAATTGTTGCTTCGATCGTCAACGACTACGACATGATGCCCCAAAACCGCACCACGCTCGCATTGTTTTCGTCCGCCGCCGTGT
The sequence above is a segment of the Roseiconus lacunae genome. Coding sequences within it:
- a CDS encoding pseudouridine synthase, which gives rise to MAKRKRNPTAGQSGKRGTSRSTSASTGRKTKTTSKRTRTGTTNTIPKSKQTAGDNDRPDSKPRPKKQSRPKVTTTRDKPQRLQRLLAAAGYGSRRQCEALIEEGRVEVDGETVVELGTNVDPKQNRVRVDGVELRQQKLVYYAVNKPTGFLSTNADPRGRQRVIDLVPKSERVFPVGRLDQSSQGLMLLTNDGDLAQQLAHPKYGVRKVYRVTVAGKIDPETMKNMRKGIYISDGFVRVEGARILKARGRATELEITLREGKNREIRRILARLGHKVQVLRRIAIGPLRLGDLPVGAYRPLSREEVARLQRAIEHSRQEVDEFEEQRNQRRSAGKASAGSRRKATKKRSTGRKYAESRSDVKARRTGRKQTTTRVSFKPNKPDGGSIIGGD
- a CDS encoding beta-ribofuranosylaminobenzene 5'-phosphate synthase, whose amino-acid sequence is MLCRTQVVGEDGGLAKMTTLPDSITIRTGARLHFGLLDCKPPFGGLGLMIDSPATEVEAVSDKSFAIDSSIESAGLAARTKAIASRAAKHFRCGEADEIRLPPIKLKLKCQPPKHSGFGSGTQYSLAIAEACCRAIAFETVPEETMVIDIAGRARRSAVGAHGYLAGGLIYETNDDCSPRLNPIAKRIDLPRQWRVLLVRPRKAKPAVAGADEQRRFDQLRHDRKRTEMLIRLVEDEVMPAAARQDFHGFSEAIERYNRESGLLFASIQGGPYNGTAVNGAIDRLKQLGAVGVGQSSWGPTVFAWCEDRSRADSLASSLSGSDWVTLVTTAKAGGRTLTTPGQ
- a CDS encoding DUF447 domain-containing protein, which codes for MILETIVTTVDLHGRVNLAPMGPWVEFPQRLRRERADDPGFLLRPYDGSQTIKNLLQTRRATIHLTDDARLIAQAAIGPIDDADQRVTLREIADADPDDAYSAVNKATHAAEPAPDRGITSAQSHAILNECHRWFAIHVDQIRATPPRNEMRCRVIDQGIEGPFIGFNRAKHAVIEAAILATRVGLIDDDVIRVQLDGLRSPVEKTASDDERVAFEMIECYVERKLSARTGDSLR
- a CDS encoding anthranilate synthase component II, whose amino-acid sequence is MILLLDNQDSFVHNLARYFRLTGAETRVIRSNQITAEEVFDLAPCAIVLSPGPLGPEEAGCSMDVVAKADAELPILGVCLGHQAIGAALGGKITQSAPRHGLASPLRHDDQGVFAGCPNPVEVARYHSLVVSEDGLPDDLIVTAKSLDDNCIMGLRHRVRPVFGVQFHPESVLSPCGQQIIHNFASLIRHRDP
- the fba gene encoding class II fructose-bisphosphate aldolase (catalyzes the reversible aldol condensation of dihydroxyacetonephosphate and glyceraldehyde 3-phosphate in the Calvin cycle, glycolysis, and/or gluconeogenesis), whose amino-acid sequence is MALVPLRVVLDHAAENDYGVAAFNVNNMEQIQAIMEAAEETDSPVIIQASRGARAYSQDAYLRHLMVAATELYPNIPIVMHQDHGNSPETCQSAIENGFTSVMMDGSLKEDGKTPADYDYNVAVTKKVVDLAHAQNVSVEGELGCLGSLESGGGEQEDGHGAVGELSHDQLLTDPDEAARFVEETGVDALAVAIGTSHGAYKFTKKPTGEVLAMDRIEAIHAKIPNTHLVMHGSSSVPQELQDIINQFGGEMKQTYGVPVEEIQRGIKSGVRKINVDTDCRMAITGAIRKVLTEDPSAFDPRAYLKPARTAMKEVCVARMTAFGQAGNGAKLRATL
- the trhO gene encoding oxygen-dependent tRNA uridine(34) hydroxylase TrhO → MSNPISETNDTLPITVAAFYRFVAVPNFEAFREGFESVLDQHDVKGSVLLASEGINGTIAGPRAGIDAFFDHVRSFDEFKEVDIKLSYCEKQPFRRRRVRLKREIVTMGVEGIDPNRSVGTYVDPQDWNDLIRDPDVIVIDTRNDYEISIGTFERAQNPNTESFREFPEYVDENLDPAKQKKIAMFCTGGIRCEKSTALLKQKGFDEVYHLKGGILKYLETVPEEESLWRGDCFVFDNRVSVGHGLAEGKHVMCYACGWPVSEQEQQHEDYQAGVQCPNCVNEISEERKRRFAERQSMWERQGYER
- the tpx gene encoding thiol peroxidase, whose translation is MTQTGVITFKGNPMTLAGEGLEVGSPAPEFALHYADGGIQTLTLADLKGKPSIVSVVPSLDTPTCAVQTKKFNEELAALGDKINAVTVSRDLPFAQARFCGAEDIKMRTASDYQTHAFGTDWGVQIEELKLLTRAVFVLNSDGEVAHKEIVSEVTEEPDYATAMAALRMLL